From the Theileria equi strain WA chromosome 4 map unlocalized gcontig_1105316255041, whole genome shotgun sequence genome, one window contains:
- a CDS encoding transcription factor TFIID or TATA-binding protein, TBP, putative (encoded by transcript BEWA_045490A): MARGHSVKDSDPESDAQGQESDQSVSRDDFPYKNIEATQMDEGYMTKSDAEGEYMKDTQGYLEDVRQGYLDDVIATRTPSRGGSLENEALLLDIASASRNSKSFIEKFAKYSHILKTSSTETSTPVVQNIVASVHLGRELDLREIAISTRNAEYNPKKFNALVLRMHNPKCTGLIFRTGRIIITGSRTTEAARLGAKRMAKIIRRVLGGDDFAFRNFKIENIIATFNCNVPIRLEVLSSEHEDLCNYEPEFFAGLVFRFSLTDTSEAVLLIFVSGNVIITGCKSMEEVHHVFNTMHPILLRYQE, encoded by the exons ATGGCACGAGGGCACTCCGTCAAGGACTCGGACCCTGAGTCGGATGCTCAGGGCCAAGAGTCCGATCAGAGCGTTTCCAGGGACGATTTTCCGtacaaaaatattgaaGCGACACAGATGGATGAGGGTTACATGACCAAAAGTGACGCAGAAGGCGAATATATGAAAGATACccaggggtacctagaagatGTTAGACAAGGGTACCTGGATGATGTCATCGCAACGAGGACACCCTCGAGAGGTGGATCCCTTGAGAATGAAGCTCTACTGCTTGACATTGCGAGCGCGAGTCGCAACTCCAAGAGCTTTATCgaaaaatttgcaaaatattcacacattttaaaaacgAGCAGCACAGAGACTTCCACTCCTGTCGTTCAAAATATCGTAGCATCGGTCCATTTAGGCCGAGAATTGGACCTGAGAGAGATTGCAATATCAACCAGAAACGCAGAATATAATCCAAAGAAATTCAACGCCCTCGTATTGCGCATGCACAACCCAAAGTGCACTGGACTCATTTTTAGAACTGGAAGAATTATCATTACCg GATCAAGAACTACCGAAGCTGCGAGGCTTGGAGCAAAGAGAATGGCAAAGATAATACGCCGAGTTCTCGGAGGGGACGATTTCGCGTTtaggaattttaaaattgaaaatattaTCGCAACATTCAACTGTAATGTACCAATAAGACTCGAAGTTTTATCAAGCGAACATGAAGATCTCTGTAATTATGAACCAGAGTTTTTTGCAG GCTTGGTATTTCGTTTCTCACTTACCGACACTTCAGAGGCAGTACTCTTAATCTTTGTCTCGGGCAACGTCATCATCACTGGCTGCAAGTCGATGGAGGAAGTCCACCACGTCTTCAACACCATGCATCCCATTCTCCTCCGGTACCAAGAATGA
- a CDS encoding eukaryotic translation initiation factor family member protein (encoded by transcript BEWA_045500A): MRLFRRSKAPEAAQQGGQPADKRGDKVLEKGHMEAHPKKVTTSAFSKGKRGSQDLIDASQDENSGKQTRPWNLVVSNKPWNPKNGDGGTKPADGGMNANYGGAKRTDETGQRTDTIKHKRVPESDEPLDKKTEFRKHMTESTATGHTGPSITHSGEEWDVTLSIEQGERYQQPGDAVPREKTSFSARRNESGRQDKVQALRNAESARKYEPASDYIKGEEDVSKKGTTYQRGKFKRPEFRQRYESPKDVKKNVESSKTVNRAQASSRNDAEIARSSESDDAEGKEVKTGEPEKEEDFPRTKDFVYKPAIVVEQEVEKKDKNMDLVHQDALGDSGAVQDYKGRITKGKPFYPPKAVLSPSEKATAHSEEHTGSQAQQAATHSTSNVYVHHDEYKPSEHGPRRKREAAQVGEPDYRFVNQYHIPKHAEYTYPVEQEYPQYGTLPPIDTSFGVQYVRSLPGPFIPPERASKDVMNADTVDGQAVARPKIKPRKSAALQILNPETGEVVNSETRKEQRKTPKPPESAQGPVWQYNPYVNPYARHVQVPQYPPQELFGYYYLPHEIPDVGGFTFLDKDASIAEPIDGVHMPIQFPLQRRSSIESKGSIGHKGQATSSNSGSVDIDGAASDMSLEGSDASKTLFISPSNMMKYAQVMQNQHTAMAGQYAIYKSLHVRIKNKPIAPSESLFTLSEQHPLTSRSTARRRAKVVNEALPSTPTVEHDDQGSEVPVDTAAQSEESLGEAQAPVADTETPELPTEDVQPEEGPEEESEDEDDEKENESIDILLRYAFSMEICAPEELGFFKLVPLNYQAESPREPKSAKSKKKKSEKWRSDPPPGEQKKAKMSKEEQFTRTVRTLLNKLTVEKFLTVGEKVALVYQELDSSALVDILVRLLHEKATTEIDYSDMYADLALLLKYKFNDALDIGFRTTCFQRTLLNRCQDAFEEIARTCKSPSESAAAGTEEDPSLPSKNWVLGNIRFMGELFLRKILSIAILKRIFSTLLCKDQVPSEHLMECFTELLTTIGFTMEKIPGGSEMLDEYMKVLLGLRTSGVYSTRISFKIQDLMDLRTKNWKKKLFREKATTVDEIHTQAKVEELKGGSIHAEQEGRFTTAGLRADRHYSAHLQTLREQAQSLLVDGVYKGPTGGQSVAPASSAVPPTAPPAVGPPSGQTVDLWEDVLEIFTKRPSREVFVQEWKKIGVQENDKPRIFRLMCQKATYASTLEVSCALAELAALVITTLTESQATLHKLVDTLSIQFLERLQDEMLDNPRALVIFSRILIALFCECSNRRELLEMLIFPQDEQLAQELAEEVIKGVKERNGDVAFATKVIDKVKVQV; encoded by the coding sequence ATGAGGTTATTTAGACGTTCAAAGGCTCCCGAAGCTGCACAGCAAGGCGGCCAACCCGCAGATAAACGAGGTGACAAGGTTCTGGAAAAGGGACACATGGAAGCTCACCCCAAAAAGGTCACCACTTCAGCATTCTCCAAGGGCAAACGCGGCTCCCAGGACCTAATTGACGCATCCCAGGATGAAAACTCTGGAAAACAAACGAGACCGTGGAACCTCGTAGTCTCCAACAAGCCCTGGaatccaaagaatggtgaTGGTGGAACGAAACCTGCCGACGGGGGAATGAATGCCAACTATGGAGGAGCAAAGCGAACAGATGAAACGGGGCAAAGGACAGACACCATCAAGCATAAAAGGGTGCCCGAGTCTGATGAACCTCTGGACAAGAAAACAGAGTTTAGAAAGCACATGACAGAGTCGACTGCGACGGGGCATACTGGGCCTTCCATCACGCACTCTGGCGAGGAGTGGGACGTGACCCTCTCAATAGAGCAGGGGGAGAGGTACCAGCAACCTGGAGATGCTGTTCCAAGGGAAAAAACGTCCTTTTCTGCACGCAGAAATGAGAGTGGGAGGCAAGACAAGGTGCAGGCGCTTAGAAACGCCGAATCGGCGCGAAAGTATGAGCCTGCATCGGATTACATCAAAGGTGAAGAGGATGTTTCCAAAAAGGGTACCACGTATCAACGAGGTAAATTCAAAAGACCAGAGTTTAGGCAAAGGTATGAGTCACCAAAGGATGTCAAGAAGAATGTTGAGTCTTCAAAAACCGTCAACCGCGCTCAAGCTTCCAGCCGTAACGATGCGGAGATTGCTCGCTCCTCAGAATCTGATGATGCTGAGGGAAAAGAGGTAAAAACTGGTGAACCtgaaaaggaggaagatttCCCGAGAACAAAAGATTTTGTCTACAAGCCAGCGATTGTAGTGGAGCAGGAGGTTGAAaaaaaggataaaaacATGGATTTGGTGCACCAGGATGCTCTGGGTGACTCTGGCGCCGTGCAGGACTACAAGGGCAGGATCACAAAGGGGAAGCCATTTTATCCCCCAAAAGCTGTTCTGTCTCCTTCTGAAAAGGCTACTGCCCATTCTGAAGAACATACCGGTTCCCAGGCGCAGCAAGCCGCGACCCACTCCACATCAAACGTCTACGTGCATCACGACGAATACAAGCCCTCTGAGCACGGCCCTCGCAGGAAAAGGGAAGCTGCTCAGGTTGGTGAGCCTGATTATAGATTTGTAAACCAGTACCACATTCCAAAACACGCCGAATATACATATCCAGTGGAACAGGAATATCCACAGTATGGGACATTACCGCCCATTGACACTAGTTTTGGCGTGCAATATGTTAGAAGCTTACCTGGGCCCTTCATCCCTCCTGAACGTGCCTCCAAAGATGTCATGAATGCGGACACTGTAGATGGACAAGCGGTTGCTCGTCCGAAAATAAAGCCGCGAAAGAGCGCGGCGcttcaaattttaaatccagAAACTGGAGAAGTTGTCAATAGCGAAACTCGCAAGGAGCAAAGAAAGACTCCGAAACCACCAGAGAGTGCTCAGGGGCCCGTATGGCAGTATAATCCCTATGTAAACCCATACGCACGCCACGTTCAGGTGCCACAATATCCACCTCAGGAACTCTTTGGTTACTATTATTTACCACATGAAATCCCCGATGTTGGCGGATTCACGTTTTTGGATAAAGATGCAAGTATTGCAGAACCAATCGACGGTGTGCATATGCCGATACAATTCCCGCTGCAGAGGAGATCTTCCATTGAATCTAAAGGGTCAATAGGCCACAAGGGCCAGGCCACCTCCTCAAACTCGGGGTCGGTGGACATTGATGGAGCCGCTTCAGACATGTCTCTAGAGGGAAGCGACGCCTCCAAAACACTCTTTATATCGCCTTcaaatatgatgaaataTGCGCAAGTCATGCAGAACCAACACACCGCCATGGCTGGACAGTATGCGATTTATAAAAGTCTGCACGTGCgcattaaaaataaacCGATCGCACCCTCGGAATCTCTCTTTACGCTCTCGGAACAACACCCCCTCACCTCTCGCAGCACCGCAAGAAGACGGGCCAAGGTCGTAAACGAGGCTCTGCCGTCTACGCCCACTGTAGAGCATGATGACCAGGGCTCTGAGGTTCCGGTAGATACTGCGGCACAGTCAGAGGAGAGTTTGGGGGAGGCGCAAGCGCCTGTTGCGGATACTGAGACTCCTGAGCTTCCCACTGAAGATGTTCAACCTGAGGAGGGAccagaagaagaatctgaagatgaggatgacGAGAAGGAAAACGAGTCAATAGACATTCTGCTAAGGTATGCGTTTAGCATGGAGATTTGTGCGCCTGAAGAGTTGGGATTTTTCAAGCTGGTTCCGTTAAATTACCAGGCAGAGTCTCCGCGTGAGCCAAAGAGTGCGAAAAgtaaaaagaaaaagagtGAAAAGTGGCGTTCAGATCCTCCGCCTGGTGAGCAGAAAAAGGCCAAGATGAGCAAGGAGGAGCAGTTTACGAGAACTGTAAGGACATTGTTGAATAAGCTGACTGTGGAAAAGTTTTTGACGGTTGGCGAAAAGGTTGCGCTTGTGTATCAGGAGTTGGATTCTTCCGCTCTTGTGGATATTTTGGTGCGACTATTGCACGAAAAGGCCACAACTGAGATTGATTACAGCGACATGTACGCTGATTTGGCGCTTTTGCTCAAATACAAGTTTAATGATGCTCTGGATATTGGATTCAGAACCACGTGTTTCCAGAGAACTTTGCTCAATCGCTGCCAGGACGCCTTTGAAGAAATTGCTAGAACCTGCAAGTCTCCAAGTGAATCCGCTGCTGCTGGCACAGAGGAGGATCCATCTCTACCAAGCAAGAATTGGGTGCTTGGAAATATCAGGTTTATGGGAGAGTTGTTTTTGCGCAAAATCCTCTCCATTGCAATTTTAAAACGCATATTTAGTACGTTACTCTGCAAAGATCAGGTACCCTCTGAGCATTTGATGGAGTGCTTTACTGAGCTCTTGACCACAATTGGGTTTACCATGGAGAAAATTCCAGGAGGATCTGAAATGCTTGATGAGTACATGAAGGTTCTCCTGGGCTTGCGCACTTCGGGGGTCTATTCTACGCGCATAAGCTTCAAGATTCAGGACCTGATGGACCTCAGGACCAAaaactggaagaagaagctCTTTAGAGAAAAGGCAACCACTGTGGATGAGATTCACACGCAGGCAAAGGTTGAGGAACTCAAGGGAGGTTCCATTCATGCAGAGCAAGAGGGAAGATTCACCACCGCCGGACTCCGTGCAGATCGTCACTATTCTGCCCACCTCCAGACCCTCCGAGAGCAGGCCCAAAGCCTCTTGGTCGATGGCGTCTACAAGGGGCCAACTGGTGGTCAGTCTGTGGCTCCGGCTTCCTCAGCAGTTCCACCAACAGCACCGCCAGCAGTAGGACCACCATCCGGACAAACGGTGGACCTCTGGGAGGACGTGCTTGAAATATTCACCAAGAGACCAAGCAGGGAGGTCTTTGTTCAAGAGTGGAAAAAGATTGGCGTGCAGGAAAACGACAAGCCGAGAATATTCAGGCTCATGTGTCAAAAGGCGACATATGCGAGCACGTTGGAGGTCTCGTGCGCCCTGGCGGAGCTTGCGGCACTTGTAATTACCACACTCACAGAGTCACAAGCTACTCTGCACAAACTTGTCGATACGCTCTCCATCCAGTTTTTGGAACGCCTGCAAGATGAAATGTTGGACAATCCCAGGGCACTGGTCATCTTTTCTCGTATTTTAATTGCACTCTTTTGCGAGTGCTCCAATCGTAGGGAACTGCTCGAAATGCTCATTTTCCCACAAGACGAACAACTCGCCCAAGAACTAGCCGAAGAAGTCATCAAGGGAGTCAAGGAACGAAATGGCGATGTCGCCTTTGCAACCAAGGTTATCGACAAGGTCAAGGTACAAGTCTAG
- a CDS encoding signal peptide containing protein (encoded by transcript BEWA_045510A) has protein sequence MKILILLLAAHMFSMLPYFHCGDDEKLRATTGGLSTGGLKSADERNPFAMADYSGDPFEDTEETEATASTPLISPDMTNVMDLTVEDDVKIQVKLEEARGVTCRTYTPRDGVYIAKIVHGRATVWESTKWKCKEAELFTVEGVSLVTSVWSRGRKLEYKYFEEQDGEWKSIEPLYFDRMLQDMMYHKRQCNCVVI, from the coding sequence ATGAAGATCTTAATTTTGCTGTTGGCGGCGCACATGTTCTCCATGTTGCCGTATTTCCACTGCGGGGACGACGAGAAGCTCAGGGCAACGACTGGCGGTTTGTCTACCGGCGGCTTGAAAAGTGCAGACGAGAGGAATCCATTTGCAATGGCAGACTACAGCGGAGACCCGTTTGAAGATACTGAAGAAACAGAGGCAACAGCTTCGACTCCACTGATTTCTCCAGACATGACAAACGTGATGGACCTGACCGTGGAGGACGACGTCAAGATCCAAGTGAAGTTGGAAGAGGCTCGTGGAGTAACCTGCAGGACTTACACCCCGAGGGACGGCGTTTACATTGCCAAGATTGTCCACGGCAGAGCGACAGTTTGGGAGTCGACCAAGTGGAAGTGCAAGGAGGCGGAACTCTTTACAGTCGAGGGAGTATCGCTCGTGACTAGCGTATGGAGCAGAGGCCGCAAGCTCGAgtacaagtactttgaggAACAGGAcggagaatggaagagcATCGAACCGCTCTACTTTGATCGGATGCTCCAGGATATGATGTATCACAAGAGGCAATGTAATTGCGTCGTCATTTAA
- a CDS encoding hypothetical protein (encoded by transcript BEWA_045520A): MSRYVLVVPRDCGGKYIRVISRYRVDKNFVTTIREFLKRSHDFSYFQLFRTAFEIDVITQETTNTVSVYSVNNRGVETRHYCVQREMRDNVVIGTVKFGDHTVDDRTDGLVRREVTWEGGLDKPRITIFSRYNDGTEAKYRYMFMNENSKRFFVFEETRGLVNLFN; the protein is encoded by the coding sequence ATGAGTAGATACGTCCTGGTTGTGCCTAGGGACTGTGGCGGCAAATACATTCGTGTGATTAGCAGATACCGAGTGGACAAAAACTTTGTTACAACAATCAGGGAGTTCCTCAAGAGGTCGCACGACTTCAGTTACTTTCAGCTCTTTAGAACGGCCTTTGAGATTGATGTGATAACGCAGGAGACGACAAACACGGTCAGCGTGTATTCTGTGAATAATCGAGGGGTAGAGACGAGGCACTATTGCGTCCAGAGAGAAATGCGCGACAATGTGGTCATTGGGACCGTTAAATTTGGGGACCACACTGTGGACGACCGGACTGATGGGCTGGTCCGCAGGGAAGTCACCTGGGAGGGAGGACTCGACAAGCCGAGGATTACCATTTTTTCAAGATACAATGACGGAACCGAAGCCAAGTACCGGTACATGTTTATGAATGAAAACTCCAAGCGGTTTTTTGTCTTTGAGGAAACCCGGGGACTCGTTAATTTGTTTAATTAG
- a CDS encoding hypothetical protein (encoded by transcript BEWA_045530A), which translates to MQKEEQEAIKERKEALKQQARATQSGLSAAVSGAPQDGGSSPGSGSSVGSGSSSSSSSQSSPILTTPKPVVDGSQGRAGGITIQLDSKSPYPINYSDRKRINVSLYLDIPVVGYSAFQHKRKEKDFTIEKFTVGGIRQIFPKGVTPAQDVKSAIAYFLSCPQSYDPVTSIPLLVYITDGKNHNWYTRKKKGGNTWMSASSLLGKIPQEAHSSHLLQSALEEIKHSTGIDCGIPQAFKSKQFSRENNEIGDGWLYNSAIGVIPPLLKDRRYLNHGLPVKQDENDIVGQLGTIKHKPSATQVDNSTQLSPQLSPGPYGSKGPAGKDGDRGESSPAGAQGVTGEGKADGAEEGTNGVGVNPQIEDKGTGPAADTLPTTEVDKPPGPAIGPTATSNLQGNQTGRETPGAGSNAASGSEASGAGDSSNSSDSSGETTSQAAAIGAPQSPPEGAPTSQPFGTGILEAPLGIGVTVSSVFGGAGSLTGLGWWAYNRYKGDPWVRQI; encoded by the coding sequence ATGcaaaaggaagaacagGAAGCAATAAAGGAACGAAAAGAAGCCCTTAAACAGCAAGCACGTGCTACCCAATCCGGTCTGTCAGCTGCTGTCTCTGGAGCTCCTCAAGATGGTGGATCCTCTCCAGGTTCTGGAAGTAGTGTAGGATCTGGATCCTCTAGTAGTAGTTCTAGTCAATCCTCACCTATACTGACCACTCCTAAACCTGTTGTTGATGGTAGTCAAGGTAGAGCTGGAGGAATCACCATACAGCTTGACAGTAAATCTCCCTACCCTATTAACTATAGCGACaggaaaaggataaatgTTTCCCTTTACCTTGATATTCCTGTAGTTGGATATTCTGCTTTTCAGCACAAACGCAAAGAAAAGGATTTTACTATAGAAAAGTTTACAGTTGGAGGAATAAGGCAAATCTTCCCAAAAGGAGTTACACCAGCACAGGATGTTAAGAGCGCAATAGCGTATTTTCTCTCCTGTCCGCAATCTTATGATCCTGTTACCAGCATTCCACTTCTTGTTTACATAACCGATGGAAAGAATCACAATTGGTATACTAGGAAAAAGAAAGGCGGTAATACATGGATGAGTGCCTCCAGTTTGTTAGGTAAGATTCCACAGGAAGCTCACAGCAGCCATCTTCTTCAGAGTGCTTTAGAGGAAATCAAACATAGCACTGGAATCGACTGTGGGATTCCACAAGCATTCAAGTCTAAACAATTTTCAAGAGAAAACAATGAGATAGGGGATGGTTGGTTGTATAACTCAGCCATAGGCGTAATTCCTCCACTTCTTAAAGATAGGCGTTATCTAAACCATGGACTACCTGTGaaacaagatgaaaatgatattGTAGGTCAATTAGGAACCATAAAGCATAAGCCTTCTGCCACTCAGGTTGATAATTCTACTCAACTCTCACCTCAACTAAGTCCTGGTCCTTATGGATCTAAAGGACCTGctggtaaagatggtgatAGAGGAGAATCTAGTCCGGCTGGTGCTCAAGGAGTTACTGGTGAAGGTAAAGCTGATGGAGCTGAAGAAGGAACTAATGGTGTAGGTGTTAATCCTCAAATTGAAGATAAAGGTACTGGACCTGCTGCTGATACTCTTCCTACTACTGAAGTGGATAAACCTCCTGGACCTGCTATTGGTCCTACTGCTACTAGTAATCTTCAAGGTAATCAAACTGGAAGAGAAACTCCTGGCGCTGGTTCTAATGCTGCTAGTGGTAGTGAAGCTTCTGGAGCTGGTGATAGTTCTAATTCTAGTGACTCTAGTGGTGAAACTACTTCTCAAGCTGCTGCTATTGGTGCTCCTCAATCTCCTCCTGAAGGTGCTCCTACTTCTCAACCTTTTGGTACTGGAATTCTTGAAGCTCCTCTTGGTATTGGAGTAACCGTTTCTTCTGTTTTTGGTGGAGCTggttctcttactggacttggttggtgggcttataatcgctataaaggagatccttgggttagacagatttga
- a CDS encoding hypothetical protein (encoded by transcript BEWA_045540A), protein MTQGFKLNIYGKCGGQKEDPRCICSDNNKPSDLEVKKVTNIEDVTSFTKYIHKLRNPGGRTFTLQRDLGNGGTIRSTVGTRVNSIENVTEVSVYYWNGNEATPILLGITTKDPKSGNTETKYYGRFGNSAGLSWFSSLVQNLKELQALDQQNCYNNKAVVFNLEGSQSGSFLDGVGSTCIKKTRKVSTVSNSASPPGSEYIAKSYIINDNDLDTKISRVTYKNQPTDIPLVDFPVDVITLYSYRASDQVPLMLEFRPSGGGTSSWFYSTNSNGKKWMEHGNGDSFYDGGSDPQPTVQLSEKLDEVLCKQYGNVTLDFSHIRHSGTYCCNEHSKKEGGGKVSVSEVQVFCAHRISSQITAYKHSLSGPSVAGIYYKDYATNNRRKISGLPFPMDGIDNIYVLYCNRNDPQEVGIRKMVMALFGDGLVVFTISNQIVLTTLNVDNERK, encoded by the exons atgactCAGGGATTCAAATTAAACATATATGGAAAGTGTGGTGGACAGAAGGAAGACCCAAGATGCATCTGTTCGGATAACAATAAACCATCCGACTTAGAAGTCAAAAAGGTGACTAATATTGAAGATGTCACCAGTTTTACCaaatatattcataaaCTTCGGAATCCCGGTGGAAGAACATTCACTCTTCAGAGAGATTTGGGTAATGGAGGTACTATAAGATCAACCGTAGGAACCAGAGTAAACTCCATAGAAAATGTCACAGAGGTATcagtatactactggaatggtAACGAGGCTACTCCAATATTACTTGGGATCACTACAAAAGATCCTAAAAGCGGTAACACAGAAACCAAATACTATGGAAGATTTGGTAACAGTGCAGGTCTATCTTGGTTTTCTAGTCTAGTGCAAAACCTTAAGGAGTTACAAGCACTAGACCAACAAAACTGCTATAATAATAAAGCTGTCGTATTTAATCTGGAGGGCTCCCAATCTGGTTCTTTTCTAGACGGTGTTGGCTCTACTTGTATAAAGAAAACTAGAAAGGTATCAACTGTTTCAAATTCTGCATCTCCCCCTGGTAGCGAGTACATTGCAAAATCTTACATTATTAATGATAATGATCTTGATACAAAGATCTCAAGAGTTACCTATAAGAACCAGCCTACTGACATTCCTCTTGTTGATTTTCCGGTTGATGTAATAACGCTCTATTCATATCGAGCTAGTGATCAGGTACCACTTATGCTTGAATTCAGACCATCTGGTGGTGGGACATCTTCCTGGTTTTATAGTACAAATTCaaatggtaaaaaatgGATGGAACATGGCAATGGAGACAGCTTCTATGATGGAGGCAGTGATCCTCAGCCCACCGTACAACTTTCCGAAAAGCTCGACGAAGTATTGTGCAAACAATACGGTAATGTTACCCTGGACTTTTCACACATCAGACACTCTGGGACCTATTGTTGCAATGAACACAGTAAGAAGGAAGGTGGTGGAAAGGTCTCTGTAAGTGAAGTACAAGTTTTCTGTGCACATCGGATTTCAAGTCAAATTACAGCCTACAAACACTCTCTTTCCGGACCATCAGTAGCTGGTATTTATTACAAAGATTATGCTACGAATAATAGGAGGAAAATAAGCGGACTCCCGTTCCCTATGGATGGTATAGATAACATTTATGTTTTATATTGCAACCGGAATGATCCG CAAGAGGTTGGTATAAGAAAGATGGTGATGGCACTCTTTGGAGATGGGTTGGTGGTATTCACAATATCAAACCAAATAGTTTTAACAACCTTGAATGTAGACAATGAAAGAAAGTAA
- a CDS encoding conserved hypothetical protein (encoded by transcript BEWA_045550A) translates to MQDGDTLPRKHPRRNLAATEQNDQSSASQDVSSSTLPMESQSTIIPSDGAPPSINGKRAIDVRNRHHKDIWVAMKRRDSLSFERQCKLLRTSGVELDGVSYTLMINGTLIFSKKNDIQQPLLMIEEMKEAGIHPSLIRFLARLIVMYFEMWSLNSRPIISNWLAITRSSWLSAVFVTRRTNKCDENALVKSDEW, encoded by the exons ATGCAAGATGGCGACACATTACCCAGAAAGCATCCTAGACGAAATTTGGCAGCCACTGAACAAAATGATCAGAGCAGTGCCAGTCAGGATGTAAGCTCTAGCACCCTTCCAATGGAATCGCAATCCACTATAATACCCTCTGACGGGGCACCACCTTCTATTAATG GAAAAAGAGCAATAGACGTGAGAAATCGCCATCACAAGGACATTTGGGTCGCCATGAAGAGGAGGGACTCCCTTTCATTTGAGAGACAGTGTAAACTTCTGAGAACATCGGGTGTAGAGTTGGACGGTGTAAGCTACACTTTGATGATAAACGGGACTCTGATATTCAGCAAGAAAAACGACATTCAGCAGCCACTGCTCATGATTGAGGAGATGAAGGAGGCTGGAATACATCCCTCTTTAATTCGCTTCCTGGCG CGTCTAATTGTCATGTACTTTGAAATGTGGTCCCTCAATTCCCGTCCCATAATTTCAAATTGGCTCGCCATCACGAGATCGTCCTGGCTCAGCGCAGTTTTTGTAACCAGAAGGACGAACAAGTGTGATGAGAATGCACTTGTCAAGAGTGATGAATGGTAG